In the genome of Streptomyces sp. NBC_00259, the window TCCGCCGTGGGCGCGTGGTCGAGCGCCGCGCGGAGCACCACGTTGCGTATCCGTATGCCTCTTCGCAGGCATCTCAGGTCCAGAGGCCGTGATCGTTCTATGTTCTCGGCCGAGAGCCTGGTGTAGGGCTCGACGGAGAGGATCTCGTCGCGGGCGAAGAAGGCGAGGTCCTCGATCCGGTTGCGTATCTCCTCCAGGCCGTGGAGCTGTTCGATGCCCTGCGGCGCCATCCAGGCGCCCTGCTCGGAGCGAAGGCTCTGGACGATGTGCCGGGACTGGGTGACCCGCTGCACCTCCTGAAGGAGCGCGTGGAGCCGGGCGTCGGTGAGCCTGGCCACGGCGACCTCGGGGTCGGCGGGGGTGATACGGCCCCCGGCCCCGGTGGGGTGGATCAGCCCGAGGTGGCGCAGCCTCTCCAGGCAGTGGTCGGCATCGCGCCCCGCGTCGTCGCCGAGCTTGCGGAGCTCATCGATCGCGGTGTCGGGATTGCGCAGGAAGTGCCGGTAGAGCTCTTCCTCTGCCGCGGAGACGCCGAATATGGACATCTCGTTCTCACGCAACGCGCCCTCAGTGTGTGAGTTCGGTTCGACCGGGATGGCGGGTGGCCTCCGGCGTGCTGATACGAGGGAAGGTTAACCGCATACCAGGCTGGGAGTTGGATGTGGTGCGGGCGAGAACACCGACTTACCGGATCATGAAGACCGGGTTCAGGCGGACCGGACGCCCTTTGCCGCGCAGCTCGCCGTGGGACGCGCAGTCAGGTCGCCGAGCGCCCTCGCCCGCGACGGCGCACCCGCCCGGATTCACCGGGACCGCCCAGGCCGGCCCCCGCGTCCCCGGCGCCGCCGGCCTGATCGGGGGCGTTCACGTGGCCGGCGAGCTTGCACAACGTCGCGCGGAACGTCTCGCGCGCGTCCTCGGACAGGACCTCGAGCAGCTGCCGCTCGGCAAGGCTCACCCGCTCGTGCAGCCGCCGCCAGCGCTCGACTCCCTGCTCGGTGGCGAGGACGTGCCGGTTCCTGCGATCCGCCGGATCGGGCCTGCGCTCCACCAGGCCCTCCCTCTCCAGGTCGTCCAGCAGGTAGGTCATGACCGTCCGGTCGACGCCGAGGCGTTCGGCGAGGGCCCGCTGACTGCCGGCCCCTCCCTGTACGGCGGCCGAGAGGACGAAGTAGCCGCGGGGTCCGCTGGGGATGTCGCCGACGGCCGC includes:
- a CDS encoding helix-turn-helix transcriptional regulator — translated: MSIFGVSAAEEELYRHFLRNPDTAIDELRKLGDDAGRDADHCLERLRHLGLIHPTGAGGRITPADPEVAVARLTDARLHALLQEVQRVTQSRHIVQSLRSEQGAWMAPQGIEQLHGLEEIRNRIEDLAFFARDEILSVEPYTRLSAENIERSRPLDLRCLRRGIRIRNVVLRAALDHAPTADYLRELAAEGAVIKVAENISERILVYDGRTALVPLDPQNTSRGALLARSTGLVSNIIALFEKIWSQADELPTVAGAETRPDAGEQGLTGTERRVLLSMCSVGKDETGARDLGVSVRTYRRHVADIMQKLGAANRAHAALLARERGWV
- a CDS encoding MarR family winged helix-turn-helix transcriptional regulator, producing the protein MTAQRANGAPEPVSARLEDDFGIAIGMVFRAYAKAAEAAVGDIPSGPRGYFVLSAAVQGGAGSQRALAERLGVDRTVMTYLLDDLEREGLVERRPDPADRRNRHVLATEQGVERWRRLHERVSLAERQLLEVLSEDARETFRATLCKLAGHVNAPDQAGGAGDAGAGLGGPGESGRVRRRGRGRSAT